The Ictalurus furcatus strain D&B chromosome 23, Billie_1.0, whole genome shotgun sequence genome includes the window tttttttttcttgctcctTGTCTTCCAAAAGTAAAAGTACCAAAATACACCATTAAGGTTACAAATTTACCCTATTCTGTACTGCTTTTCATGCTGTTTACTGTTGATTACATTCATCCTCAATATTACAGCAGTCAAATCTAAGTCAGCATTTATCTGTCTtaacaattcaatttaattttatttgtatagcgcttttaacaatggacgttgtctaagcagctttacagaaacatataaacacaggatacggattttaagtgtgtgaatttatccctattgagcgagccagtggtgatggtggtgaggaaaaactcattaagatgatatgaggaagaaaccttgagaggaaccagactcagaagggaacccgtcctcatctgggtaacaacggatagtgtgaaagtaaaagaaggttcattatggttttaatatgaagtctgtttgttgaactagtccactgttcaacaGGTTTGCACCCCCTGTTGATGTGCCTAGTTAATGAATTTAGAACAGGGAGTAATGCTGACGCTTGACAGTTCCAGGGTCAACGGTTCGATTTTTAGCTCGGCTTACACGAGTTACTGTTACCGGCCTAACACTTTTGTTTGactgttttcctataactgctCATTTCAAAAGGTCGTACACGAATTTGAgtatgattacaatttttatgttTCCGTCCCAGATTCTTATCTCAAGCACGAGTGGTTGAatatttgtaggatttatacAGAATTATCACAGTACCCAGCGGATGAACCGATTTTCAAATCGAtaccaaacagggtcaaggtcacagcaaggtcaaatgtctgtaATAGtgtttcttcaatagcttcctgtTCATATtgagtatattttaagggtatttcagCCATACAAATGAGTAGTACCAAGAACGACTAGActcggtggtggtggtggtgttgatgcCGTTGGCGTCAAGGTCtacttgtttattaattaaagaatgatatatatatatatatataatccatttattatagTTTacgttacatttaacattgtggaacatCGGCAAaacatcacttacattatagcagctgtaaaaatTGGTCCTGATTTGCAACTGCACTAATTTTACGGAAAACTAATCGACACCCTTTGACCGATCAGAATCCAGATCTCAATACCGCTCTTGTATAACTCGCAGTTAATGTCTTGTTGGTTTCATCATTTTCGAGgaaagggtgcacaaacttttgcactcgactGTATTGCTTTAATACTAATTTGTAAACGCTAATAATGAACCTCGTGGCCTTTAAATAATTAGTCTCACCAGCTCGAATGTCATTTCTACACGTGACTACACTTTTATGAGTCTCGAAGGTGTGCAAGCCCGGCGAGAAGTCAGACAAACACCCTCATCTTAGCTAATCAGTAATCTTTTCGAGATGTTATTAGCGTTCTAATCAGCTgcgtggttttatttttatgtgcgTTATTCAGCTGTGCAGAATGAACGGGATCGTATCAGCTCCAGGAGAAGCACACCGGACTCGCATGACCTTCCACCTATCACTGTGCTGGCGCAGGCAGAGAACCTTTCACAACAGGTTGGCTGCTGATTGTACACACGTACCCACTTTGTATTCCATCTGCATTAACGTAGCGTTTCACACTAGTGAAATTAACCTCATGATAATCGCAGCCTCGATATCTTAAGTTTATTCAAAAGACGCTCAATGTGACATTCTTCATAGATGCTGATCGTCCTTAACAAAGCTGATTAAAGACGGAATATACAGAAGAGAGACCGATATGAATATCTCATTAGAGTAACTCTGAAGAACGTTTCTGATATGCTtggttaatgatgatgatgagaggCTGCGTGTGTAATTTGCATTAGCCGCTGCTTAAGCATCGGTTAATGTCATCAACATTTCCAATCATCTGCATGACTACTTGTGTGAGTTTAGTTTGCAAGGCAACGACTTGTGTAATAATAAACGGTTCTGGAGGACGTGCTAACTTCGCCCCATCTCTGTGTAGATTGGTGTCGCCAGTCCGACCGGCTCCGCGGATATCTCTGAGAAGAAATCAGCCGCCGTCGGGGACGTGTGCGAGTCTATGAAGCAACAGCTGCTTGTTCTGGTAGAGTGGGCTAAATACATCCCGGCCTTCAGCGAATTGCCTCTTGACGACCAGGTAATGGCTATTCGAAAGCCAAACTGCCTGCGCTAATTGGGGAGGCACTTGGCTTAAATTGCAGGCCCTTTCGCTTGAGCTCAATATTTGCTATTCACATGACTGACTCAATTTATCCCTCCATTCAGCCTTGCTCTTTGGTTCTCCTGTTTTGTGCAGGATTTCTGATCTTCTTTGCCATGTCCTTTGTTATTGTATTGATTGAGTATGCTTATAGTAGGCTGCTGATGCTTTTTAAATGAGCTAAATGTTCAGGCCGTTCTCCCTCTGTTCCGGTTTTGCAGGTCAGTTTATTACGAGCGCACGCAGGAGAACATCTTCTGCTCGGAGTGGCCAAGCGGTCAATGCCATACAAAGACGTCCTGCTGCTCGGTAGCTATCGATCAGAATTTACATCCACTCTTTATAAATGCACGTGTACATGCAGGAAGGTCTCAATTGTAAATTAGTACAAATGTTGTCTTCTCCTTTTTTCTAGGTAATGGCTGTGTCATTCACCGAAATTGCCCCGAGGCGGAGATCAGCCGAGTTGCTAACCGCGTCCTTGACGAATTGGTCTCACCCTTCCAAGACATACAGATTGATGACAATGAATACGCAGCTCTGAaagctattgttttttttgaccCTGGTACAGTCTCATATGCTTAAAGTTTTAAAAACACCATTACATTACAAATGGCCTTAAAAAATAGCCTTAGAAGAACACTTCAGGGTTTTTAAcctagagagagggagaggttaCACAGACAAGAACTTAAATACAATTTCCCTGTATTGAGAAAAGAACTGAAAATCTCTTTACCCCAACCTtaattataatggaagtctaagagCAGTTGTTGACCATCAATAAACACAAAACCACAGCCATTTCACTCTAACTATAAAGGTGTAAGGATGAGACAGACAAGAGAAAAgttttatccatttttcctgACTCGGGAGCAGTTTTTGAGAAGGTACATTGAGCCATCATGTCCACACAATAGTGCTCATAACATCTGTATCACCGATCATAAATAGGAACATTTCTGAAAGGAGACTAGGACTAGATGTCATTTAGATgtcctacacaatattaagcaggtggttttaatgataTGGCTGATCGGTAGACGTGAGATTGGAATTAATGGATATTGTTCTCTTTGCCACATAAACTACAGACATAGTGTATAGAGATTTTCAGGCTGAAAAACTTTGAAGTATATCTCTCtaacacatttgaatgactCCTGTTTGTGTACGACTTTCAGATGCCAAAAGCCTCAGAGATCCCTCGAAGATAAAAAGCATGAGGTGCCAGGTTCAGACGAGTCTTGAAGACTACATTAATGACCGTCAGTATGACTCTCGTGGGCGCTTTGGCGAGCTACTGCTGCTTCTCCCTACTCTGCAGAGCATCACCTGGCAGATGATCGAGCAGCTCCAGTTCATCAAACTCTTTGGCCTGGCCAAGATCGACAACCTGCTGCAAGAGATGCTGCTAGGAGGTGACATGAGAGAAAGCACTTAATTTGGGGATTCATTTAGgtttaacagataaaaaaaCATTCACCTTTAGATAAAAGGGCTCTTTAATGGCACAGTCGGAGATAAAGCTGTAGTTTACCAATATGGGAAAGTCTACAGGATGCAGGGCTTTTTTGATTCTTGGAAACATgccaagctgcatttatttgtcTAAtctcatttgttgttgtttttttacactacATTGGGGCCTTAGCCTCAAAATATTTCAGAGCCCCTATCCTATAGAGCTACAATTCTATAAAAGCAGATTATAGATGACATGATCAGGACCCAGAGGAggatatattattaatgataagtTAATGATGTCAGTCCCATCTTTTGCcccaaagaaaaagaaataaccCCTTTAGGATTTAAGATTTCATTCATAATCAATACCGAAATCTGTATGTCGATGGCCTCACAGGTCTGACCACAGAGCAGCCTTACTTGCACCACCACGGCCACCCCCAGCTCGCCCAGGATCCAATCACGGGCCAAACGTTAGTCATCAGCTCCATTTCAGGCCCTCTGCATGCACAGCAAATAGGTGAGATCATCGTTTATAGACATATGACTAGTTGAATATTATTGATACAGTGCCACTGGTGACCCACgtgcatgtacatatatatatatatatatatatatatatatatatatatatatatatatatatatatatatatatcattaaaGCTCATGCTGTTTTGTGGCTTGTTTTCCCAGCTTCTCCAGACACCCCAATCCCATCTCCTCCTCAGGTTCAGAGTCAGGAGATCTATAAGGCCTCCTCTAGTCCTACACTCTTAATGCCGACACAGCCCATCTCCAACAGACCCTCTCCTGAGCCACCACTCTGAGGCATAAAATGGTGTCCTTGCATCATTAATAATTGTATTTGAGCTGTAtcctggtgtgtgtttgtaaatgtgtaaatagcttgagatggttaaaaaaaaaaaagagatcagtgtaattttaaaaatctttgaGACCATTGAcgttacagtgctgtgaaaaagtatactgatttctaagataaaacaaaggcaacatgagTGAATACCAAAAGcggtttttaaatgataatgttatttattgaagcaaaaaaagttatccactaccagctgggcctgtgtgaaaatgtatttgtatagttgtcatagttactaattccctaaatctatgaaactgcgttcataatggggttcagctggactagatgcaaccaggcctgatcactgcaaaccctgttctatcaaatcaacacttaaatagaactttttcaacagcatgaagttggttaaaaggttttacccagtaacacaaTATGccaagaaattccagaaatgatgaggaagaaggtgattgaaatacatcaggctgggaagggttacaagggtatttcaaaggctctgggactccaaagaaccacagtgagaaaaaaaaactcgcCACAGTAGTGAAcattcccagaagtggccgaccttccaagattcctccaagaacacagcaacgactcatggaaaaagtggaactgtttggaagacaggggtcccgttacaaatcctaaaggagaatgtccggtcttcagtccgtaaattgaaactcaagcacaactggattatgcagcaagacaatgatccaaagcataggagtaagtccacctctgaatggctcaaaaaaagttaaattaaagttttggagtggcctagtcaaagtcctgactttaaccaattgagatgctgtggcagacCTCGAACAAAAACCCttcagtgtggctgaactaaagcagttctgcaaagaagagtcgGCCAGAATTCGAGCACAGTGCTGTGAacgactgatctccagttatcaaaAGCCTTTgactgcagttattgctgctaaaggtggtacaaccagattttaagtttaagggggaaattagtttttcatatGAAGGATgtgttggatattttttttctgcaataacaaaaaactttattgtgtttttactcaggttgcctttgttttaagcTGCAtttcgttttaaaataaaaaactatttagtatgagatatacacaaatacagaaaGAATCTGGATGGGGcccaaatactttttcacagcactgtatgtagtGACTCACAAAAATGTCCTATAacatgtaatattaataatactaataatcaCAGAAGCAGATACATGTTTGAAATCATGAAATGATGTAAATATGATTAGAAAATTTTTAATTGAAAGTAGAATAGATAAAAGACATAC containing:
- the hnf4g gene encoding hepatocyte nuclear factor 4-gamma isoform X2, translating into MPTEPSISHGDNGVISNCAICGDKATGKHYGASSCDGCKGFFRRSIRKSHVYSCRFSRQCVIDKDKRNQCRFCRLHKCFRAGMKKEAVQNERDRISSRRSTPDSHDLPPITVLAQAENLSQQIGVASPTGSADISEKKSAAVGDVCESMKQQLLVLVEWAKYIPAFSELPLDDQVSLLRAHAGEHLLLGVAKRSMPYKDVLLLGNGCVIHRNCPEAEISRVANRVLDELVSPFQDIQIDDNEYAALKAIVFFDPDAKSLRDPSKIKSMRCQVQTSLEDYINDRQYDSRGRFGELLLLLPTLQSITWQMIEQLQFIKLFGLAKIDNLLQEMLLGGLTTEQPYLHHHGHPQLAQDPITGQTLVISSISGPLHAQQIASPDTPIPSPPQVQSQEIYKASSSPTLLMPTQPISNRPSPEPPL
- the hnf4g gene encoding hepatocyte nuclear factor 4-gamma isoform X1 is translated as MKFSQSPVSKSLLDMDVANYCEGLDPTYSTLSFENADMLYSGESMPTEPSISHGDNGVISNCAICGDKATGKHYGASSCDGCKGFFRRSIRKSHVYSCRFSRQCVIDKDKRNQCRFCRLHKCFRAGMKKEAVQNERDRISSRRSTPDSHDLPPITVLAQAENLSQQIGVASPTGSADISEKKSAAVGDVCESMKQQLLVLVEWAKYIPAFSELPLDDQVSLLRAHAGEHLLLGVAKRSMPYKDVLLLGNGCVIHRNCPEAEISRVANRVLDELVSPFQDIQIDDNEYAALKAIVFFDPDAKSLRDPSKIKSMRCQVQTSLEDYINDRQYDSRGRFGELLLLLPTLQSITWQMIEQLQFIKLFGLAKIDNLLQEMLLGGLTTEQPYLHHHGHPQLAQDPITGQTLVISSISGPLHAQQIASPDTPIPSPPQVQSQEIYKASSSPTLLMPTQPISNRPSPEPPL